The following are encoded in a window of Bradyrhizobium sp. WBOS07 genomic DNA:
- the rfaD gene encoding ADP-glyceromanno-heptose 6-epimerase, giving the protein MLLVTGGAGFIGSNVVAALNDAGRSDVVVCDLLGTDGKWRNLAKRQLVDIIPPAELMDWLKGRKLDGVIHLGAISATTATDGDLVFETNFRLSMRLLDWCTASVVPFIYASSAATYGDGESGFDDDASIPALKKLRPMNLYGWSKHMFDLAAAGRVANGDPLPPQCVGLKFFNVFGPNEYHKGSMMSVLARRFDDVKAGRVVQLFKSHREGIEDGDQRRDFIYVDDVVRVIMWLLATPSVSGLFNVGTGKARSFRDLILAAYAALGTKPNIEYIDMPEQIRAAYQYFTQSEVDRLRRAGYNGGFTTLEDAVKAYVGDYLDRPDRFR; this is encoded by the coding sequence ATGTTGCTGGTGACCGGCGGGGCCGGTTTTATCGGGTCGAATGTCGTGGCCGCGCTCAATGACGCGGGCCGCAGCGACGTCGTGGTTTGCGATCTGCTCGGCACCGACGGCAAGTGGCGGAACCTCGCCAAGCGCCAGCTTGTGGATATCATTCCGCCGGCCGAATTGATGGACTGGCTGAAAGGCCGCAAGCTCGATGGCGTGATCCATCTCGGGGCGATTTCCGCGACCACGGCGACCGACGGCGACCTCGTGTTCGAGACCAATTTTCGTCTGTCGATGCGCCTTCTCGACTGGTGCACGGCAAGCGTGGTGCCCTTCATCTACGCCTCCTCGGCGGCGACTTATGGCGACGGCGAAAGCGGTTTCGACGACGATGCTTCGATCCCCGCATTGAAGAAGCTTCGGCCGATGAATCTCTACGGCTGGAGCAAGCACATGTTCGATCTTGCGGCCGCCGGGCGCGTGGCCAATGGCGATCCGCTGCCGCCGCAATGTGTCGGCCTGAAATTCTTCAACGTGTTCGGCCCCAACGAATACCACAAGGGCTCGATGATGAGCGTGCTGGCGCGCCGCTTCGACGACGTCAAGGCCGGCCGCGTCGTGCAATTGTTCAAATCGCATCGCGAGGGCATCGAAGACGGCGATCAGCGCCGCGATTTCATCTATGTCGATGACGTCGTGCGCGTAATCATGTGGCTCCTGGCGACGCCGTCGGTCTCCGGACTGTTCAACGTCGGAACCGGCAAGGCGCGCAGCTTCAGGGACCTGATACTGGCTGCCTATGCGGCGCTCGGCACCAAGCCCAACATCGAATACATCGACATGCCCGAGCAGATCCGTGCGGCCTACCAGTACTTCACCCAGAGCGAGGTCGATCGGCTCCGCCGCGCCGGCTATAACGGCGGCTTCACGACGCTCGAGGACGCGGTGAAGGCCTATGTCGGGGATTACCTCGACCGGCCCGACCGCTTCCGCTGA
- the waaF gene encoding lipopolysaccharide heptosyltransferase II, translating to MNQNSQLSGDPDRSDTRPILIIPYMWIGDFVRNHTVVRVLKERWPNRPVDLLTTSLCAPLVDYMPGVREGIVWDLPRGRLAVGRQLALAKLLRKRNYGTALVLPRTWKAAIAPALAGIPERVGFVGEFRFGLINRWRWGEKKLPRFIDKNAALAQPDGAPLPPEWPVPQLRVPAEDIVRWRQANGLGAGAAVALAPGSVGVSKRWTYYPEAARLLAGRGLEVWVVGGPAEKGLAQEIVAAGGPGVRDLTGNDLRNGVLAMAAAGVAISNDSGLMHIAAALGTPTMGIFGPTSPYLWAPLNGLAATVVQDKEVLSCQPCQSTICKINDHRCMRNIAASEVAAIAQRVLSEAGGKATT from the coding sequence ATGAACCAAAATTCACAACTTAGTGGAGATCCAGACCGGAGCGATACCCGCCCGATTCTGATCATTCCCTACATGTGGATCGGCGATTTCGTCCGGAATCATACCGTGGTCCGGGTCCTGAAGGAGCGCTGGCCCAACCGGCCGGTCGATCTCCTCACCACGTCGCTGTGCGCTCCTTTGGTCGATTACATGCCCGGCGTGCGCGAGGGGATCGTCTGGGACCTGCCGCGCGGCCGGCTGGCCGTGGGCCGTCAGCTGGCCTTGGCGAAGCTGCTGCGCAAGCGAAACTACGGCACAGCCCTGGTGCTGCCGCGCACCTGGAAGGCTGCCATCGCACCCGCTTTGGCCGGTATTCCCGAGCGGGTCGGCTTCGTCGGCGAGTTCCGGTTCGGCCTGATCAACCGCTGGCGCTGGGGCGAAAAGAAGCTGCCCCGCTTCATCGACAAGAACGCCGCCCTGGCCCAGCCCGACGGGGCCCCGCTCCCCCCTGAATGGCCGGTGCCGCAATTGCGGGTCCCGGCCGAGGACATCGTCCGCTGGCGGCAGGCCAACGGCCTTGGCGCCGGAGCCGCGGTGGCGCTCGCTCCCGGCTCCGTGGGCGTCTCAAAGCGCTGGACGTACTATCCCGAGGCCGCCCGCCTGCTGGCCGGGCGCGGGCTGGAGGTGTGGGTGGTCGGCGGCCCCGCGGAAAAGGGCCTCGCCCAGGAGATCGTCGCGGCTGGCGGTCCCGGCGTGCGCGACCTCACCGGCAACGATTTGCGCAACGGCGTGCTGGCCATGGCGGCCGCTGGCGTCGCCATCTCCAACGATTCCGGCCTGATGCACATCGCGGCCGCCCTGGGCACGCCCACCATGGGCATCTTCGGCCCGACCAGCCCCTATCTCTGGGCCCCTCTCAACGGCCTTGCCGCCACCGTGGTGCAGGACAAGGAGGTGCTGTCCTGCCAGCCCTGCCAGAGCACGATCTGCAAGATCAACGACCACAGGTGCATGCGGAATATCGCGGCCAGCGAGGTGGCGGCGATTGCGCAGCGGGTGCTGAGCGAGGCGGGAGGGAAGGCGACGACGTGA